Genomic DNA from Thermus amyloliquefaciens:
CGCTCGGGGTCCACGCTGATGAAGACCACCTGCACCCTTGCCTGCTCTGAAGGGGAAAGCTCCTCATAGGCCCGCTTCAGGGCCAGCATGGTGGTGGGGCAGACGTCGGGGCAGTGGACGAAGCCGAAGAAGATGAGGACCAGCTTGTCCTTAAGCTGGGAAAGCTGTACCGGGCCCTGGGGCCCCTCGAGGGTGAAATCCACGGGCTTGGGGTTCAGAAGCCGGGTGCCGTAGAAGCTGTGGGCGCCCTTGGGGAGAAGAAGATAGGCCACCCCCACCAGGGCGAGGACCAGCAGGACGGGCAAGAGAGCTTTCGCCTTCATCGCTCCTCCACGGGCAGGATCACCTGGAGCCTGCTGCCATCTTGGAACTTCAACACCAAAACTACCTTCTCCCCCGCCTTCAGAGGACGCTTAAGCCCTTCCAGCATGAAGTGATACTTCCCCGGGCGGAACTCCACCTTGCTTCTTGGGGGGATGTCCAGGTAGGGAAGGGGGCGCATGCCCAGGACCACCTGGCCTCCCCGGTGTTCCCGGTTGTTCTGATGGAAGGAAACCCGCTCGGCCACCTCCGTTTCGGCTCCCACCAGGCGCAAGGGGGTCTTGCCCCGGTTTTCCAGGGTGAGGTAGGCGGCGGTGTCCTTCACCACCGGGGGCACCAGGCGGACCCAGCCCGGGGTGACCGCGGCCTGGGCCAGGGCCAGGCTTCCCAGCAGGATCAGGAGCCACCTCACGCGTTTACCTTACCAATCGGGAGGGGGACAAATGTACTCCGTGGTTTAGGGCACATTTCCTGGGAGTACGAATGTCCCGCTCCCCAGGCCTACCCTTAGTGTGATGCGCCCTTTGGGGTGGTGGCCCCTTTTCCTGGGCATGGCCCTGGCCGCACCGGTCCTTCAGCTGAGGGGGGAGGTGGAGGGACCCCTGGTTCTCACCACCCCGGGCCTGGTGGTGGAGGGGGAGGGGGCGGTGCTCCGGGGAAAGGAGGGGCACACCCTGCGCCTCCTGGCCCCGGGCATAACGGTGCGGGGGCTGAAGGTGGTGGGGGCGGGGCCGGGGGAGGACTTCTTTGAACCCGACGCCGCCATTTACCTGCGGGGGTGCGAGGGGTGCCTGCTGGAGGAGGTGACGGTGGAGGAAGCCCCCGCGGCGGTGCGGGTGGAGGACTCCCCAAGGGCGGTGGTGCGGGGCTTGAGGGCCAAAGGCCTGGGGGAGTCCCCGGGGGTTCTGGTCTACGGGAGCCCTGGGGTACGGGTGGAGGGAAGCCACCTCCTTGGCTACATGGACGCCATTTACGTGGAGTACAGCCCGGACATGGTCATCCGGGGGAACCTTTTGGAGGGGAACGGGCGCTACGGCTTCCACGTGATGTTTTCCTGGGGGGTGCGGGTGGAGGAGAACCTAAGCCGGGCGAACGGGGTTGGCAATGCGGTGATGCACGGGGCGCAGAACCGGGTGCGGGGAAACCGGCTTTACGGGCACAAAAGCCCGGTGGGCTATGGGCTTCTGGTCCAGGACGAACGGGGGACCGAGGTCCGGGAAAACCTGTTTGCGGAAAACACCCTGGGCCTGGTCCTTATGGACGCCCAAGGGGTGAGGGTGTGGGGCAATGGCTTCCAGGAAAACGGCACCGCCTTGCGCATCACCCGGGAGCGGGGAGGGAACTCGGCTTGGGTGGAGGGGAACGCGTTTCAGGGGAACCTCTACGACCTCCTGGTGGACGACCCCGGGGCCAAGGCCAAGGTGGTGGGTAACCGCTACGACCGGGCCTCGGGCCTCCCCGTCCCCCACCTACCCACGGGCGCCTTCGCCCTCCTCCTGGCCCGCCAGCCCGAGCTTTCCCTCTTCGCCCTCTCCCCAGGGGTGGTCCTCTGGGAGGCGGTGGAGGCCCAGGTGCCGGGCCTGCGGGGGGTAGCCCTGGCCGATCCCGCGGCCCAACCTTTGGCCAAGGAGGTCCGGACCCAGGGGGGGTGGCTGGTCCTCGGCCTTTTGGGGGGTGTCCTATGGTGGCGGTGGAGGGCCTGAGGAAGCGGGGCAGGCTCCTGGGGGTGAACCTCCGGGTGGAGGGGGGTGTGGTGGGCCTTTTGGGCCCCAACGGGGCGGGGAAGAGCACCCTTTTGGCCCTCCTCGCCGGCCGCCTCCGGCCCGATGGGGGGGAGGCCCGCCTCCTGGGGCGCACCCCCCGGGACCCCAAGGCCCTGCCCCTCCGGGCCTACCTCCCGCAAAGCCCCAGGCTTTTTCCCCACCTGCGGGCCCTCGAGGTCCTGGAGGGCGCCAGGCGGGCGAAAGGCCTGGGGAGGGAGGCTTTGCAGGAGGCGGTGGCGCGCATGGGCCTAGAAGGCCTTCTGCACCGGCCTGTGGCCGTTCTTTCCGGAGGCCAGCGCCAGCGCCTCGCCCTGGCCGCGGCCCTCATGGGGGACCCCCCCATCTGGCTCCTGGACGAGCCCACCGCCGCCTTGGACCCCAAGGGGCGGGAGCGCTTCTGGGCCTGGGTAGGGGCCAAGCGGGAGGGGGTGGTCCTCCTGGCCCTGCACCACGTGGAAGAGGCCCGGAGGGCGGACCGCCTGTTGCTCCTAAAGGAAGGTGGGGTGCTAGAGGAGGGCCCCCCGGACCAGGTTTTGGGCCCAAGGGGAGAACGTCTCCCCTGGCTAATGGAGGTGCTCTATGCGGAGTCGGCGTGAGGTGCTGAAGGCATTGGGCGGTTTGGCGCTGGCGGCTCCCGTGCTGGCCCAGCACCAGGGGCAAGGAGCCATGGGCGGGGCGGCCCCCGCCTCCGCGGGCGCGGCGATGCCCGCCAGGCCCATCCCTTGGGGGGATGGCCAGTGCGCCTTCTGCGGCATGCCCATCAAGACCCCCGAGGGCCAGTGGCGGGGGCGCACCTTCCCCCAGGGCTTCTTTGAGCAGACCTACAGCCAGATCGCCTTTGAGAAGCCAAGGCCCGCCCCCCACGATCCCAAGCGGGTGGTGGAGGCCTTGCACTTTGAGAGCATCGCCTGCATGGTGAACTACGCCTGGGTGCACGGGATTAGGGACGGGGAAGGGGCCACCTTCCACGTGGCCGACCGGGGGGCCTACGACCCCGCCCGCCCCCAGGAGAGCGTGCGCCTCGTTCCCGCCCGCCAGGCCACCTACTACTGGGGGGAGCGGATGATGGTGGTGATGAACGCCAGGCTGGTGGCCTTTGCGGACCCTGCCCAGGCCCGTGCCTTCGCAGAGCGGCACCGGGAGGCCCACGGGCGCCAGCGTTTCCTGGACTTCCAGACCCTCTGGGACCTGGCCCCCTTGCCGGAGATGAACCTGGTGGCCCTCCTGGCCCAGCACGCGGGGCTCTTGGGAGGCGGGGACCACGGGAGCCATTAGACTTCCCCCATGGACCGCAGGCGCTTTCTCTTGGGGTTGGCGTCCGGGGTGTTCCTCCCCCGGGCCCTGGCCGCCCCCCGGGCCCTTAGGGTGGGGGTGGAGGCCTGCCCCTACTGCTTCATGACCATCCTGGACGCCCGCCATGCGGCCCAGGCGGTGAACCCCCAGGGCAAGGCCTTCTTCTACGACGACCCCGCCTGCCTCCTGGACCAGCTGAACGGCTGGGGAGGGCCTTCCCTCGCCCCCAAGGAGGTCTACCTGGCGGACCACGCGGAGAGCACCCGCACCGCACCCAAGTGGGTGGCGGCGGAGAAGGCCCTCCTCTACCACAACCCCAAGGTGCGCACCCCCATGGGCTCGGGGCTATTGGCCTTTGGGAGCCGGGAGGCCCTGGAGCGCCACCTCAAGGAGCGGCCCGAGCGGGCCGGGGGGCGGGTGCTCACCTGGGCGGAGGCCCTCAAGGAAGGGGAGAAGCGCACCTGGGTGCCTGCCGCCTTCTTCCCCCCGCCCCCCAAGGCCCCATGACCGCCCTCTTCCTGAAGGAGATCTGGCGCAACCCCTGGACCTCGGGGCTGCTTTTCCTTCCCCCTCTCCTGGCCCTGGGCTTCCTGGGCCGGGGGGAGGGGGTGGGGCTCGTGGGGCTTTACTCGGGGCTTCTCCTCCTCCTGCCCCCCTTGGTCCTGGCCCTGGGGGTGCCCCTTTTGGCCTCGAGGGAGGAGTGGGCCTTCCTCCTGGGCCTGCCCCTCCGCCCCTTCCGGGGGTTCTTGCTGGGGGCCCTGGGGGTCTTCCTGGGCCTCGGCCTGCCCCTGGCCCTGGGCCTCCTTCTGGGGGCGGGGGTCTTGGGGCTTTCCGGGAAGGCCCTCCTTTGGCTCCTCCTTTCCGGGGTGGGGGTATTGGCCTTCTGGGTGGGGCTTGCCGCCCTGCTTTCCGCCCTCCTCTTGGAGGAGAGGCGGGCCCTGGGCCTAGGCTTTGCCCTCTTCGGCCTCCTAAACGTCCTCTACGGCCCCCTGGTGGTGGCCCTGGCGGTGCGCCTCAGGGACTACCCCCTGGAGGGCTTTCTCACCCTGGCCCTCCTCCTGAACCCCCAGGAGGTCCACCGGGTGGGGCTCCTTGCGGGCCTGAAGGCCCCTGTCCTCACCGGGCCCGTGGGCTATCTGGTGGCGGAGAGGCTGGGGGAGGTGGGGCCCCTTTTGGGGCTCGCTTACCTTTGCCTCCTGGCCTTGGCCTTGGCCTTGCTGGGGGCCCTGATCTTCGCCCGCCGGGACCGGTAGGATGGGGACCATGGAGATCCTGTTTACCACCCTGAGCGAGGTGCCGGGCCACCGGGTGGTTCAGGTCCTGGGCGTGGTCAGGGGGAGTACGGTGCGCTCCAAGCACCTGGGCAAGGACCTCCTGGCGGGGCTCCGCACCCTGGTGGGGGGGGAGATCCCCGAGTACACGGAGATGCTGCAGGAGGCCCGTCAGGAGGCGGAAAGGCGGATGCTGGAGGAGGCCCGGCGGCTAGGAGCCCATGCCGTCTTGGGGGTGCGGTACCTCACGGCCAACGTGCTCCAAGGAGCGGCGGAGATCCTGGTTTACGGCACCGCGGTCCGCCTAGAGCCCGTGAGGGAGCGTTAGATGCGGCTTGCGGCCGGCCTTCTCATCCTCCCTTTTTTCCTGCAGCTTCTGGGCTTCGGGAACACCCCCTTAGGGGGAGGGTTGTGCGGGGAGCTCTTCCTGGCGCAAAACCCCGCCTTGGCCTTCCAGACCCCAGGCTTTTGGTACGCCCTGCTCTTCATGGGGCTTTTGGCCTTGCAGCTGGGCTATGGCCTTTCCCTCCTCCTCCTGCCCCTTTTGGAGGTGCCCATAGGCCCCGCCTGGCTTCGCCTGGGCCGGTACCTGGTGGGGGTGATGGTGGGGCTTTTCCTCCTCACCCGCGCCGTGGGCCTTCCCGCCCCGGGGCCCGGGGGGTGGGTGCTGGAGCGGGCGCCCCTGGACCCCTTGTCCCTCCTCCTGGTGGGCCTTTCCCTGGCAGGGGGGATTCTCCTGAGGGAGAATGGGGGGCATGGAACGGCTGCTTGAGGTGATGCGCCGCCTTAGGGGGCCCGGGGGCTGCCCCTGGGACCGGGCCCAGACCCACGAAAGCCTCATCCCCTACCTTTTGGAGGAGGCCAGCGAGGCGGCGGATGCCCTTTTGGGTGGCGACGCCGAGGAGATGGCCGAGGAGCTTGGGGATGTGCTCCTGCAGGTGGCCTTCCACAGCGTCATCGCCGAGGAGGAGGGGCGGTTCTCCTATGCGGACGTGGAGAGAAGCATCGTGGACAAGCTCATCCGCCGCCACCCCCATGTCTTCGGGGAGGGCGCGGCCAAAACCCCGGAGGAGGTGAAGGCCCGCTGGGAGGAGCTGAAGGCGGAGGAGGGGAAGAAGGAGGAGCCCTGCGGGCTCCCCAAGCACCTTCCCACCCTGCTCCGCGCCTATGAGCTCCAGCGCAAGGGCGTGGATCCGGGAAGCGAGGAGGGCCTGAGGAGGGCCCTGGAGCGGGGAGACCTCGAGGAGGCGCTTTGGAACCTGGTGGGGCTTTTCGCCAAAAGGGGCCTGGACCCCGAGACCGCCTTAAGGCGGCGCTCCCTCAGGGCCTGCCAGGGGGGCTAGCCCTCCCCGAGGGCTTCCGCCTGGCGGCGGTGGCGGTGCCCCTTTTAGGGGAAAGCCTCCTCTTCACCCTAAGGAGCCCCCACCTGCCCACCCACGCGGGGCAGGTGAGCTTTCCCGGGGGGGTGGTGGAACCAGGGGAAACCCCCTTGGAGGCGGCTTTGCGGGAGGCGGCGGAGGAGGTGGGCCTCATGGGGGTGGAGCCCTTGGGCTTCCTCTCCCCCGTCCTTTCCCCTCAGGGCTTCCTGGTCCAGCCGGTGGTGGTCTACCGGGAGGACCTTCCCCCCTTGAGGCCGAGCCCGGAGGAGGTGGCCGAGGTCCTCCTGGCCCCCCTGGAGGAGCTCCTTAGGGTGGCGCCTTGGAGCGAAATCCGCCTGGGGCGCACGGTGTGGCACTTCCCCTGGCGGGGGGTGGACATCTGGGGGGTCACGGGGAATATCCTGAGGGAGTTCCTGGAGGTGTGGCGTGAGGCGCATCGGGATCCTCTTGGCGGACCTCTTTGACGAGCGGGAGTTCCTCTACCCCTACTACCGGGTGCAGGAGGCGGGCTATACGCCCCTGGTCATCGGGCCGGAGGCCAGGGAGTACCGGGCCAAGTCGGGCTTGGCCTGGAGGGCGGAGGTGAGCGCCAAGGAGGCCCCGGCCCTCGAGGGCCTCCTCATCCCCGGGGGCTTCGCCCCGGACTACCTGCGGAGGAGCCCGGAGGTGCTTTCCCTGGTGCGCCGGGTGGCGGAGGAGGGGAGGCCCATCGGGGCCATCTGCCACGCGGGCTGGGTGCTGGTGAGCGCCGGGCTCGTGCGGGGCAGGCGGGTCACGGGCTTCTTCTCCATCCGGGACGACCTGGAAAACGCCGGGGGGCTTTACCGGGAAGAGGGGGTGGTGGTGGACGGGAACCTGGTCACCGCCCAGGGCCCCCAGGACCTCCCCGGGTTCATGCGGGCTTTTCTGGGCCTTCTCCAGGGGTGAAGCGGGTCCCCGCTTCCCCGGAGAGCACCCGGGCCAAAACGCCCCGCTCCCCCTTGGCGATGGCCGCCCAGGGGGCTCCCGCCTCCAGGGCCCTTAGGGCCGCCTCCACCTTGGGGATCATCCCCCCTTGGACCACGCCCTGGGCCTTCAGGGCCTCCACCGCCTCGGCCGTGAGGTGGGGGAAGCGGGTTTGGGGGTCCTTGGGGTTCCTTAGGACCCCATCCACGTCGGTGAGGAAGACGGCAGGCCACCCTAAGGCCCCGGCCACCGCCCCGGCGGCGGTGTCCGCGTTCACGTTCAGGGGGCCCTCCTCGTCCAGGGCGATGGGGGCGAGGAGGGGGGTGTAGCCCCTTTCCAGTAGGTCCAAAAGGAGCTGGGTGTTCACCCCCACCACCTCCCCCACCCGCCCGAGCTCCGGCAGGGCCCGGCCCCGTAGGGCGAGGGCGTCCCGGCCCGAGAGGGCGAGGGCCCTTCGGCCCCGCCGGGAAAGCCCCTCCGCCAGGCGCTTGCCCGTGAGGCATAGGCTCATCTCCACCGCCTCCATCTGCTCCTTGGGGGTCACCCGCAGGCCCCCCACGAAGCGGCTTTGGAACCCGAGGCGCTCCAGGAGGGCCCCGATTTCGGGACCGCCCCCGTGCACCAGGACCAGGGGGCCGGGGTAGCCCGAAAGCTCGTCCAGGAGGGCCTCAGCCCCCCTCAGGCTTCCCCCCACCTTCACCAGGAGGGCTTCACTCAAGGTAGACCACCTCCTCGGGCAGGCCTTCCTCCTCCTCGGCCTCCAGGAGGTCCAAAAAGCCCAAAGCGGCGTGGTCGGGGTGGAGGCCGAAGGAAGCCGCCAGGGCCTGGACGGCGCTCACAGGGGGCATGGCCTGGGCCTTTGCCAGGAGGGGAAGGAGGTCTTCGGGGGCCCATAGGGCCTCCCCCAGTTCCGGGCCCTTCCGCAACTCCGCCCGCACCTGGCCTCCCTCCGCCCACAGGAAGAGGAGGTCCTCCTCCGCCAGGACCAGGAAGGCCAGGGTCTGGCCCAGGCGGGAAAGCCCTTCCAGGAAGGCGCGCACCCCTTCCGGGTTCTCCTCGGCCTCGAGGGCCTCGTGGTAAAGGCTCACCCAAGGGGGGTCGGGCACCAGGTAGACCCCCGCGCCCCCCGTGCGCTCCCGGGCGAAGGCCAGGACCTCCTCCAGGGGGGCCTGAACGTGGAAGGAGAGAAAGCTCCGCACCAAGCCCTATACTAGCCTCTGTGAGCGCCCTCTACCGCCGCGTCCGCCCCCTCACCTTCGCCGAGGTGGTGGGCCAGGAGCATGTGAAGGAGCCCCTCATGCGGGCCATCCGGGAGGGGCGCCTGGCCCAGGCCTACCTCTTCTCCGGGCCGCGGGGGGTGGGGAAGACCACCACCGCCCGGCTCCTGGCCATGGCGGTGGGCTGCCAGGGGGAGGGGGAGCGCCCCTGCGGGACCTGCCCCCACTGCCAGGCGGTGCAGCGGGGGGCCCACCCGGACGTGGTGGAGATCGACGCCGCCAGCAACAACTCCGTGGAGGACGTGCGGGAGCTTCGGGAGAGGATCCTCCTCGCCCCCCTTTCCGCCCCCAAGAAGGTCTTCATCCTGGACGAGGCCCACATGCTCTCCAAAAGCGCCTTCAACGCCCTCCTCAAGACCCTGGAGGAGCCCCCGCCCCACGTCCTCTTCGTCTTCGCCACCACCGAGCCCGAGAGGATGCCCCCCACCATCCTCTCCCGCACCCAGCACTACCGCTTCCGCCGCCTGAGGGAGGAGGAGATCGCCTCCAAGCTCCAGCGCATCCTGGGGGAGATGGGGAGGGAGGCGGAGGAGGATGCCCTCCTCCTGGTGGCCCGGCTGGCGGACGGGGCCATGCGGGATGCGGAAAGCCTTTTGGACCGCCTCCTCCTCCTGGAGGGCCCCCTGACCCGGAAGCGGGTGGAGGAGGCCTTGGGCCTTCCCCCCAAGGAGGCCCTTTCCCGCCTGGCCCGGGGGCTGGCCCGGGGGGATCTCGGGGAGGTGCTCTCGGAAGCCAGGAGGCTTTACGCCCAGGGCTTTGCCCCAAGAAGCCTGGTGGGGGGGCTCATGGAGGTGTTGCGGGAGGCCCTTTACGCTGCCCACGGCCTACCGGGGGAGGGTATGGAGGCCCCGCCCGAGGCCTTGTTGGGGGCTCTCACCGCCCTGGACGAGGCCATGGAGCGCCTTGCCAAGCGCTCGGACCTCCTGGCCCTGGAGGCTTCCTTGTTGCAGGCGGCGAGGGTTTTCCCGGGTAAGGGGGAGGTCCGGCCCGCGGCGGACCTTTCCCCTAGGGAAGCGGCGCAGGCGGGGGCGGCCCTTCCTCAAGGGCCCACCCCCTTGCGTGAACCAGGGGCCTCCGGGGAGGACCTCCCCGAGTTCCACCCCACCCAACCCCTGGCGCCCCCAGGCCTGAAGGAGGCGGGCCCCTCCGGGGGGGTGCCGGGAGGGGAGGGGGAGCTGGCCGGTAGGTGGAGGGCTTTCCTCGAGGCCCTGAAGCCCACCCTCAGGGCCTTTCTCCGGGAGGCCCGGCCCGGCCTGGAAGAGGGGCGCCTTGTGCTCCGTTTCCCCGAGGGCAAGGCCTTCCACCACAAACGGGCGGAGGAGCAAAAGGTCGCCCTGCTTCCCCTGGTGCGGGCCCACTTCGGGGTGGAGGAGGTGGCCTTCCTCCTGGAAAAAAAAAGCCCAAACCCTAGGCCCCTTTCCCGAAACCTCCCCTGGCCGGGGGAAAAACCCGCCCGGGGCGGGCAGGCCGAAGGCCCTAAGGCCTCCGAGCCCTCCTCCCTGACCCCGCCGGAAGAGGCCCCCCAGGGTAGGGGTTCTCCCCAGGGGCCGGCGGTGCCCAGTCCGCGGGAAGTCTTGCCCGAGCCGGCGGAAGGCTTCCCTTTTGAAGACCCCCCTGGCCAGGAGGTTCGGGTGGAGGATCCCGGGGATTCCAACCGGCGCCTGGCGGAGCTCACCCGGCTCCTGGGGGCGCGCCTCCTTTGGGTGCGCAGGCCCAGGCTCCCCGAGGCCGAGGAACCGGTAAGCGAAGACGACATAGGGGGTACTGGTATATAATGCCCACATGACCAAGACCACTGAGCTGGGGCAAGAGACCGTGGAGAACATCCTCAAGCGGCTACGGCGTATTGAAGGCCAGGTGCGGGGCTTGCAGAAGATGGTGGCGGAGGGGCGTCCCTGCGACGAGGTCCTCACCCAGATGACCGCCACCAAAAAGGCCATGGAGGCGGCGGCCACCTTGATTTTGGAGGAGTTCCTCAACATCTGCGCCGCGGAGGTTTCCGAGGGCAAGGTGGACCCCAAAAAGCCCGAGGAGATCGCCACCATGCTGAAGAAGTTCATCTAGTCCCTTGCCGGGTGCCAGGAGCCAGGGCTTAGGGCAGGGCTTCGGGAAGGTGAAGAAGAGGCTTAGGCGCCTCTTGCGGGCCTTTTTTCCTCGAGGGGAGAAGCCGGACGACGCCTTCGCTTTGGCCTTTTTGCAGGGGGAGGAGCGCCTTCTTTACCTTTCCATGGACCCCCGGGACCGGGCCCACGCGGTGCGGGTGGCCCGCAGGCTCCTGAGGCGCTACCCGGACGCTCCCCTCTTTGCCGTCCGGGCCGCCCTTCTCCACGATGCGGGCAAGGCGGTGAGGCCCTACCATCCCCTGGAGCGGATCCTCACGGGGCTTTATGCTCTCCCCGTGCCCCCTTACCCCTTGCGGGGGGGGATCTGGGGGGCGTTTCAGGTGCGCCGCCACCATCCCCTGTATGCGGCGGAGCGCATCCGGGATCCGGAGGTGCGGGCCTTGGTGTTGGAGCACCATCGCCCCCAGAGCCTCTGGGGCCAAAGGCTTCATCAGGCGGACCAGGAGGAATGAACCCCCCTTTTGGGCAAATGCCCCTAGCCAAGCCAGACCCTTAAGGAGTAGGGTATCAAGGAGCAAGGGAGGGCTTATGGAAGAGTTCACTTGGCGCGTGGGCGGCCCCCAAGGGGGTGGGATAGAGACGGCGGCCACCCTGTTTGCCCGGGCGGTGGGCAAGGGCGGCTGGTGGGTGGCCACCAAGCGGGAGTACCACTCCAACATCATGGGGCGGCACTCCTACTTGGATGTGCGCCTTTCGCGAAAACCGGTGGCGGCCTTCCGGGAGAAGGTGGACATGCTGGTGGCCCTGGACGGGGAGACCCTGGCCCGGCACCTGGACGAGGTCCAGCCTAATGGGGCGCTTCTTTACGATCCCCGGGTTTTGGACCTCACGGTGCACAAGCTTCCCATGCTGGACCACCGGGTGGCGGAGGCCCTTTCGGAGCGCTTCGGCAAGCCGGATCCCAGCCTGAGGGATATCCTTGCGGCCTACGTGGACTTGGGGGTCCAGCCCCTGCCTTACCCCTTTGAGGAGGTGGCGGACCGGATTGGGGCGGAGCTGGGCATACCTTCCCTGCAGGCCCGGCGCACCCTGAACACCATCGCCGTGGCGGCGAGCCTCCACTTCCTGGGGTTTCCCTTGGAGCCCTTGCTGGAGGCCCTGGCCCTGCAGTTTAGGGGCAAGGTGCTGGAGCTGAACCAGGCGGTGGCCAGGGCCGTCTACCGGGAGGAGGTGCCCAAGCTGGCCGCCCAGCTCCACCTGAACGGCTACGAGCCCGGGCGGGTCTACCTCACCGGGGCCCAGGCCGCGGCCTTGGGGAAGCTGGCCGGGGGGCTTCGCTTCCAGACCTACTACCCCATAAGCCCCGCCACGGACGAGTCCACCTACCTCGAGGCCCACACCGCCTTCCAGGGGGCGGACGTGGCCGTGGTCCAGACCGAGGACGAGATCGCCGCGGTGACCATGGCCGTGGGGGCGGCCCTCACCGGGGCCAAGGCCGCCACCGCCACCAGCGGCCCCGGCTTCAGCCTCATGGCCGAGGGCATGGGCTTTGCCGGCATGATCGAGGCCCCCTTGGTGGTGACCCTCTACCAGCGGGGTGGGCCCTCCACCGGCCTTCCCACCCGCACGGAGCAGGGGGACCTGATGTTCGCCCTAAGGGGCGGGCACGGGGAGTACCCCCGCTTGGTCCTGGCCTCCGGGGACATCCTGGACGCCTTCCTGGACGCCCAGAAGGCCCTGGCCTGGGCCTGGCGCTACCAGACGGTGGTGGTGCACCTTCTGGACAAGTTCCTGGCCTCCATGGCCCAAAGCCTTCCCAAGGAGGCCCTTAGGGTGCTCGGGCTGGACGGGGAGAAGCGCCTCACGCCCCGGGAGGAGGGGTTTGGACCCTACGAGCGCTACGCGCCCTCGGAGGACGGCATCTCCCCCTTCATCCCCTTGGGGACCCCGGGGGGCTTCTACTGGATGACCTCGGACGAGCACGACCTCGAGGGCCACATCACCGAGGACATCGCCTTGCGGGAGTACCAGATGGAGAAGCGCATGCAAAAGCTCCAGACCGCCCGCAAGGAGATCCCTCTGGAGGACCAGTACACCCTCTTTCGCGATGGCGAGATCCTGGTCCTGGGCTGGGGCACGGTGAAGGGCACCCTCCTGGAGGCCCTGGACCACCTGCCGGGGGTGGGGTATCTGCACCTCAGGCTCCTTTGGCCCTTCCCCGAGATCGCCCACCTCCTCGAGGGGAAGAGGCTGGTCACGGTGGAGCACAACTACTCGGGGCAGCTTGCCGACCTGGTGCAGCAGGAAACCCTGAAGCGGATCCATCACCGCATCGTGAAGTACAA
This window encodes:
- a CDS encoding SCO family protein — encoded protein: MKAKALLPVLLVLALVGVAYLLLPKGAHSFYGTRLLNPKPVDFTLEGPQGPVQLSQLKDKLVLIFFGFVHCPDVCPTTMLALKRAYEELSPSEQARVQVVFISVDPERDTPEISDQYAKGFHPSFLGLTGSPQAIQEVARTFGVYYQKTQYRGPGEYLVDHTATTFVVKSGQLVLLFSPDKVEETPRVVADLRALL
- a CDS encoding copper chaperone PCu(A)C is translated as MRWLLILLGSLALAQAAVTPGWVRLVPPVVKDTAAYLTLENRGKTPLRLVGAETEVAERVSFHQNNREHRGGQVVLGMRPLPYLDIPPRSKVEFRPGKYHFMLEGLKRPLKAGEKVVLVLKFQDGSRLQVILPVEER
- a CDS encoding right-handed parallel beta-helix repeat-containing protein gives rise to the protein MRPLGWWPLFLGMALAAPVLQLRGEVEGPLVLTTPGLVVEGEGAVLRGKEGHTLRLLAPGITVRGLKVVGAGPGEDFFEPDAAIYLRGCEGCLLEEVTVEEAPAAVRVEDSPRAVVRGLRAKGLGESPGVLVYGSPGVRVEGSHLLGYMDAIYVEYSPDMVIRGNLLEGNGRYGFHVMFSWGVRVEENLSRANGVGNAVMHGAQNRVRGNRLYGHKSPVGYGLLVQDERGTEVRENLFAENTLGLVLMDAQGVRVWGNGFQENGTALRITRERGGNSAWVEGNAFQGNLYDLLVDDPGAKAKVVGNRYDRASGLPVPHLPTGAFALLLARQPELSLFALSPGVVLWEAVEAQVPGLRGVALADPAAQPLAKEVRTQGGWLVLGLLGGVLWWRWRA
- a CDS encoding ATP-binding cassette domain-containing protein yields the protein MVAVEGLRKRGRLLGVNLRVEGGVVGLLGPNGAGKSTLLALLAGRLRPDGGEARLLGRTPRDPKALPLRAYLPQSPRLFPHLRALEVLEGARRAKGLGREALQEAVARMGLEGLLHRPVAVLSGGQRQRLALAAALMGDPPIWLLDEPTAALDPKGRERFWAWVGAKREGVVLLALHHVEEARRADRLLLLKEGGVLEEGPPDQVLGPRGERLPWLMEVLYAESA
- a CDS encoding nitrous oxide reductase accessory protein NosL; amino-acid sequence: MRSRREVLKALGGLALAAPVLAQHQGQGAMGGAAPASAGAAMPARPIPWGDGQCAFCGMPIKTPEGQWRGRTFPQGFFEQTYSQIAFEKPRPAPHDPKRVVEALHFESIACMVNYAWVHGIRDGEGATFHVADRGAYDPARPQESVRLVPARQATYYWGERMMVVMNARLVAFADPAQARAFAERHREAHGRQRFLDFQTLWDLAPLPEMNLVALLAQHAGLLGGGDHGSH
- a CDS encoding nitrous oxide reductase accessory protein NosL; its protein translation is MDRRRFLLGLASGVFLPRALAAPRALRVGVEACPYCFMTILDARHAAQAVNPQGKAFFYDDPACLLDQLNGWGGPSLAPKEVYLADHAESTRTAPKWVAAEKALLYHNPKVRTPMGSGLLAFGSREALERHLKERPERAGGRVLTWAEALKEGEKRTWVPAAFFPPPPKAP
- a CDS encoding YbjQ family protein codes for the protein MEILFTTLSEVPGHRVVQVLGVVRGSTVRSKHLGKDLLAGLRTLVGGEIPEYTEMLQEARQEAERRMLEEARRLGAHAVLGVRYLTANVLQGAAEILVYGTAVRLEPVRER
- a CDS encoding MazG family protein — translated: MGGMERLLEVMRRLRGPGGCPWDRAQTHESLIPYLLEEASEAADALLGGDAEEMAEELGDVLLQVAFHSVIAEEEGRFSYADVERSIVDKLIRRHPHVFGEGAAKTPEEVKARWEELKAEEGKKEEPCGLPKHLPTLLRAYELQRKGVDPGSEEGLRRALERGDLEEALWNLVGLFAKRGLDPETALRRRSLRACQGG
- a CDS encoding NUDIX hydrolase, which translates into the protein MAVPLLGESLLFTLRSPHLPTHAGQVSFPGGVVEPGETPLEAALREAAEEVGLMGVEPLGFLSPVLSPQGFLVQPVVVYREDLPPLRPSPEEVAEVLLAPLEELLRVAPWSEIRLGRTVWHFPWRGVDIWGVTGNILREFLEVWREAHRDPLGGPL
- a CDS encoding type 1 glutamine amidotransferase domain-containing protein: MRRIGILLADLFDEREFLYPYYRVQEAGYTPLVIGPEAREYRAKSGLAWRAEVSAKEAPALEGLLIPGGFAPDYLRRSPEVLSLVRRVAEEGRPIGAICHAGWVLVSAGLVRGRRVTGFFSIRDDLENAGGLYREEGVVVDGNLVTAQGPQDLPGFMRAFLGLLQG
- the argB gene encoding acetylglutamate kinase, translated to MSEALLVKVGGSLRGAEALLDELSGYPGPLVLVHGGGPEIGALLERLGFQSRFVGGLRVTPKEQMEAVEMSLCLTGKRLAEGLSRRGRRALALSGRDALALRGRALPELGRVGEVVGVNTQLLLDLLERGYTPLLAPIALDEEGPLNVNADTAAGAVAGALGWPAVFLTDVDGVLRNPKDPQTRFPHLTAEAVEALKAQGVVQGGMIPKVEAALRALEAGAPWAAIAKGERGVLARVLSGEAGTRFTPGEGPEKPA